In Dermacentor variabilis isolate Ectoservices chromosome 1, ASM5094787v1, whole genome shotgun sequence, the genomic stretch ggaaacgttggctcccgctttccccttgttctcgttttgctcgtggTTATCAGTAGCCATTTCGCGCGACCTATGCACGCACTGCTGGACACCACGCGTCTAAAACCAAAACTTCCGATTTCGGTTACGTCATTTTTTTCTCATACATAAATGCTTTCTTTAGCAATTGTAACTATTAGTAGACTGTTAGAAATATGTGATCTTTAACTGGCTGATATATTCGGACAGAttataaagaaaaagcaagcTTGAACTCGCAATATCTTTCGCTTCACATCGCCATCGATATCAAATCAGCCCGCGCCTCAACGCAAGTGCATGGTAATTTACCGCCCGCGAGCAGCATGAAGTGTGCTTCATTGGACCAAGGACCAAGGACCATGAACGAAGTGCGTATATACAAGGCCGAAGGCTCAAGGAGGAGCAGTTCCGTACTGAAATTTAGAACTGTGCTTTTGAGTACTGTTTGTGGTACGTTTGTTCGCCTTGCGGAGCGCCTATAGAAATGTACTCAGGGAAACGTTTTGATAGTTCACTTTCAGACATGTTTTTATCGCTTGGCTTCTAGCGCTCCTCTTCAAGTACCAGAGTTGTCTGTCATTTGTAATGCTTATCTCGAACTGTGTAGCAGCATTATGTTTTTGGCACTTTCGTGGTGTAAGAAGCTGCCTGAGCAAGTTACTTATCAAGATGAATATTAGATCTCGGGATTCTGCTTGTGTCGATTttcttttaatatatatatatatatatatatatatatatatatatatatatatatatatatatatatatatatatatatatatatagctaaaaAGTACTGGCTTTCAATATTGAATCTTGTGGCCCTAGAAGCGGGTGCTGGCATGCAGGTCATTCATTCGTATACGATGTTATTACCTCCTATTAATCAGTTTTATTATTTTAAACAAAACTGTGGCATCGTGACTCCTAGTCATAATATGAGTGTTAAGACTGTTTTCGCATTACTTTTGTTTTAGTCAAGTTGAATTTTCAAGAATTTTTATTGACGTGCTTTATGGTTTTTTAGATGCACGTTTCACCTGATTGTATACAGCTAGAATTTGCAAAGAATATTTTCATACATGTACCTGCTGCATGCCGATCATTTTTTCAATAAAGCTTTATCGATCATATAATAAAAAGTAACGTTGATATGACATTGTGAGTCTCACGTGCGTGTTTTACCTAGTGCTAactgaactcattttttttcatgcagacATTGCAGGATTTGTAATAATTCATAGGGATCAAAACACAGATCTACAATATTGTGAGCCGAGTTTTCACATTTTGATTAGCGCTAGGACTATAAATAaatgttgacagtcactttagcatacgaaATGAAGGTAAAAGCCTGGGCACTCATGAGACATTCACTAAATTACTTgtcattctcattcgaatgcatttcctattacttgttttctcccaccagaggtcatgggttcgagtgccttaatcgACTCCACCATAATTAGCTGTGCGTTAATTAAAATTTTCCTAATTAATGcgaaatgtcgtgggttcgaatgATTTCATTATCTCTATATTAGTTAACTTCGCCAAAAgcagtgggttcgactctcgaccttagCCATGTCAACTTGAATCCAAGTTGGAGATGTGGCCGGTTCGCCCTTATCTCCATTTTGGGTAATGAGTCCGACTGCCTTAAATTTggcttaattaacaccaaaggtcgtgtgtttGACTCCCACCGTCGGACGAAGGTCTGACTCCCTCCAAACGTTGTGGGCTACACTCTCGATCTTaatgatgtcaattggaatcctaCTTGGAGATCTGGCTGGTTTGCCCATATATCCATGTGGGCTCGACTCGCATCCAGAGGTCGGAGTTTAGAGTGCCCTAATTAACGCTATCTTAATGAAGTGTACGTTAATTCGCTTCTCCCCTTTTGACACCCAAGGTCGAGGCCTCGAGCCCTTATTTTGGCGCCATTGacttttggtgccataacgccggacatcaGATTTCCCTACCCATGAGCCATTTAAGGATATCACACTAATAATAAAGATACCTCATGAGTGCTGCAATTTATATTTTCACACTTACACGCTTAAATATGTTAACAAAATATTGGAgcacgcttgagcttcgcctttaagtgtggaacgcgatagcgctcGAAGACCCCTCAGTGGTTTTCatgcttcccggtaactgcagctgATGTAAGCGTAACCTTTACCCGGAAACGCTGGCTgccaacgctatgcacgaaggcgagcttcccggtagaaacgcggcgtcttgCTTTGGtggatctcctgttattgtttcgcacttttaatatttcagtctgagaagagctaacgtataggacatgcgctgtcggtgttttagagcgcagctctttggcgtccgttcctgggtttcgcgtcgtcgtcggcgtcgtcgtcggcgtcgtcgtcggcctcgtaaccagctccgcccccctttcatccccccagcgctagcagcgaccgactgataccgctggatgccgctgacgccgctagagagtcaagataacgtgactgcatagaacaccgtcgccgccatgcagaaagaggaggaaagggtccccccccccctgttcttgtgtggcggatagctggggttgactcactatcgccgtcagcggcatcagtcagtcgctgctatctcttccctcctccctttatcgtgttgtccgcttgctgcgcgcgcttctgcccccatcgtttgccgctgggtgtacacgccgcccccctccgcttccgcttactgctggttgctctcgacggcggcgatgagcctccgcttcggcggcgcgaactgcagggtcttctcggcggcggcgatgagcttctgcttcagcctcgcttactgctggttgctctcgacggcggcgatgagcctccgcttcggcggcgcgaacggcagggtcttctcggcggcggcgcttagcctctgcttcccccacggctgtgacaacctcgcgaggcacttgtatagatctcgtctttgagaatcaagcattggtgtaccaagtcgaacatatatcagtctatttctccgaccacaaagcttccttcatgactgtcaagaactgttagtggagtctttgttaaaggaatacgtgtgaaaaataaaaaaaattatgtgatagcgcatacatgtgttgctcgatttctttgcctcaatctatccaaaaggtgaaacagcttatttgctgcgctcaaatttcgcattaggaagtaacgtaatcgtcggtaatttttttctttttttcattgcgttTGTTTGTGGGTTGCCGTTCTGAAagttctgaggaataactttgtaatgaatgaaaggcaaggtatgagcaactttggtggtagagaaggggttgggcatgcgtggttcggaatttggctCGAACTTCCTTTTCCCCAAGCGACATCCaacgccgacgcgggacgccgacgccggttATCTTCgccgaaccaaagccccccgcccagtcagcccgggtagaGGGAGAgcgccggggtcaatgtatccAATGATGTTGGGTTGATGAGCACACGTGAGCTCTGGGCCGCGGCGCCTCCGGacgccaagtcctcttcccatctgacaatgGCGCCGGATATCTGCGACACGGGCTTCtcgacgctgtcgcgttaaaacatttCAAACAACGTCACCAGCTATTGCCGACACAACTGGTAACAGTGGCGTTAGTGTGCCTCAGCAGATGTACTATGGAGGAAATATGAAATGTGTGCAGCGGAGCGTGTGGAAAAAGCCTTACTAAACATACAGCGCATGTTGTCAAGCAGTCATTGCGCACGTGCGTGGGCATGTGCTCCTCATGTTGAGTGCAGCGCTGCTCACCCTACTGCAATAAACGTCACCTTTATTTTGTCCGAAAGTTGTTTTCTCACCTCTCTGAGGCAGTGGCATTCCCACCCGGCAGTACACAGTTATGGTGGCGATAGCACCATCGCCGCATCTGTAGCTTGATATAGCTGGCATGTACCCAGATTACTAACGTCCGTTGCTTTGCTGTTGTTAGCACCATCAAAGCTGCCATTGTCTATTCGTAATTTGAATACTCCCAAAAATGTATTGCACTGGAGGAGCAACAACAGTGCTAGCCACCTTAACGGTAATCGCAGATACGAATGGCACTGCAATGGCGGAGTGACAATGCAAGTTTCAAACAAAATACAGGCGACTAAATCGCAGTAAGGCAAGCATCCCCGCATTCCGCGTCGAAACTGTATGCGCGTGCATGTGTACAATGATGGCTGGCCGATGCCGCATAGTGTTTTCAGTCCTGCTTCGGTCACACGCTCTGCTGATCGCATTTCATTTGTGTTCGGTAGTACATCTGCTGTGGCACTTGCAGGTACGCAGCTCATTATAACGTTAACAGGAAAGAACCATTAGACGTTCTTTGAACCTCATGCATACCAAAAAGGAGCATCTATTAGAGGCCGCTTATGTCCAGCTCCGACATCCTTTCAACGTTAGAGCAACATGAAATGGATGGGACTTATATTATCCAAAAGACGTATTTGTAATGTTGTTTGGTGAAATATAGATATCTATAGCATGTGTGCAATCTCTAAAATATGATGTTCCATGGAAACCTATGGGACATAAATGGTTCTCTGGGAATGCACATGCCTTTTAAATGGCGGCGCCAACGAAGGGAGCGGTGTCGTCTATCGTAGTCTTGCTTTCTTTACAGCGCATTTCTACACTTAAATGTTAACACAGATCTCAGGCCATGTGGGAATCAATCCTATGCGAAGTGTTGTCTAACGATGAAACGACGCCTCCTTCTGGTGTCAGTGTGTCAATACCCGTTGACGCCAAATTCACAAATTTTAAACTTGAAAGAGCGCCAGAAATATGTAGTAAAAAGGAGGTAAAAACAGACAGAGCGTTACATGCACCCTGCAGGAGCTGATGATTTATTCTCCACTCTCTAGCTCTATCCTAAGGCCAACTGACGCACACTTGCTAGTTCTTCACGAATGTATAGTAAGATACGCATAGCGCTTATTTCTAGTCCGCTGAAGCGACGCTAGAGGCATTATTATTCAGCTAAAGACATTTTGCACTAAATGTCCGCTAGGATCATTAAAGGGCACAAATCCTATTTTCATTCAACTGGCGGGAAAAGGCTGCCGAAGGAAATGAAGGTCGATCATttgtcttttctcttttctttttcttatcgaTCAGGGATTAACTATAGACAAGAGCGAACGCTGTCAACATGCATGACGTCATGCCAAGTTCGTGCGCACTCCTTTATGACGGCTTCACCGCCTGCGTTTGCACTATGCGTCTCCTCCGGCCTACCAAGCCTCTTCTGACGGTAACAGAGGCCGTTTCGCGATCGCAGAAACGCACTTCACTAATACAAGCTCAATTTAGTGTCCCTCTGTTATGTTCCTTTTAACAGTCCGCCGTTCGCGTCGTCGTCTGCTAAGAGCTGCACTGCCCGCTAAAAGCGTGATTTTGCCGCTTAAAACGCTTGACAGTGCTCGCACCTATAGAGGGGAAATATACGCTAAGATTGCCATACGCatcgcggtagcttagtggctatggcgtcgcaCTGCTAAGTTTGAGATCACGGCTCCAATCACGGAACTGCGGTGGTCCGATTACGATGACTACTAAATGCGAAAGCGCTCGTGTGTTTACATTTAGGTGCGCGTCAAAGAACGCCAGGGGAGTCCCAATTAACGTGGAGTCTCCTactatggcgtacctcataatcagattaggGTTAGGTAGGTAATAACCCAgattttcttatttattatttttttaagtaaGGACAACTCTGGTCGTCAGAGGAGTACGAGCAGTCTCGAGATACCGAACAGCACTCAAAGCAACGAACTTTCTTTTGACATCAGTTCGTTGAACGGGAATGCTCCCTTAGGTTGTACTCCATTCTTGTTCATCagttgagtgtttttttttctatagcgcATTAACCTTAATTTACACCAATGCAATGTGAGGTAGAAAGCTTATTATACTCCCGACTGCCACATTTATAAAGATGCAAACAAGGTTCATGCCATGGCGTGCTATAAAGGACATACTGTTAGTTGTCCATTTTCTTTATGCACAGAGGAAATAAACTCGATGTTATTGCACTAAGTATGTGGCCCCCGCTTTCATTACTTTTGAAACACTTCAAACGGTAACAGCGTTCCGCACCCCAATTCCATAGACTAGCCGTTATAAGAggagagaagaagaagatgatgaaaAAGAAGCTCAGCTTACTCAAGATAAGAATGTCGTGTTTTTTATTCATGCTTGGAAGCATCACAGAGCAGTTTCACGAAGTTTTGCGACGATGTTTTTGTTTAATTCAGTGAAGTACTATATCTGCCTCAAAAAAGACACTAGGCGGGGAAAGCGTCTGATAAAAGCCGTAGTTCTTTTGTTCGCTCATTCCCACTTAGAAGCTCGCAGTGGCACTGACATCATCAGTATTTTTTGCGCTCTAAAGAGGAAGTTGAGGTTTCTATCTGTCGCGTTGTCTTCGGGATGTCGACCATGCGCGCACGAAAGCTGAAGAAAGTGGGCGAGCTACCATCGCCGACTGAGTGCGGGTCCCTGTCCCAGTCATCGACGCCGCCGCCACGCGACCGTGCGATCGTCATGCCAGTGCCGTTGGAACATCCCAAGAAGAACCCGGCCATGTGGGCCGCTCTCAAGAAGCACATCATGCGGCAGCGCGAAAAGCAAAAGCAGGAACAGGAAGCCGATGCTTCCAATGAGCGAGTACGAGGCGAGCAGGAAAAGAAGCGTCGCCAGGACGAGGTGACGCTGGAGGAGATCCGCGATCAGCTGCAGCAGGCGGAGAAGAAGCTCGTCACGCTCAAGGAGGAGAAACACAAGCTCTTCGTGCAGCTCAAAAAGGTGCTGCAAGAAGACGACGCCCGGAAACGGGCTCTTGAGAAGAAGGCCGACAAGATGGCTGCGTTCCACCACTACCGTAAGCAGCAGTCCCCGATCGCCGCAATGCAGCAGCACGCTGCTGCGGCGAGCTCACAACACCTCCACATCCAGGAATGGAACGGGGCACACTCTAGGTACGAGTTGCCGCAACCAATTCCGCAGAACCCTGGCGTCTTGCATCGGGCACCGCTCAACATGCGGCTGACCCCGTACCCACCGCCTCCGTGGCCGCAAGCCGCGACATCGTCGTATTCCCAGCTAGCGACGCCACCTCAGCCGGGCTTCTGGCCCCAGCAGCCCTACCCGTACACGGCTCAGTTTCCTGGCTCGACGGTGTACGGTGCTCCGTTGCTGATGCCTGCGTACGCGCCGGGCTACGGCCCCTTCTACTTTGCGGGAACTGAAGGTCGCGGTGGTGTCAACTGGCAGTAGCTACGACGTCGGCCTCGGGTGACATCGAAGCTATAGGCGCTATTTCACtgagccagtttcggtttcagcgAGACTGTGAATGTGAAATAGTTGTTCGTGTAGCTCCCACAATAAACCATTTATAAAAAAATGGTGCCTGgtgtaaggtgcctggtggtggtctcgtgcggacgatgccctctcggtgagcgcatattccccctcatcttttaagcggttcaatacttacaagcatttgtctcgcaaaccatatttatttcaagggaattttccacgtctcaataatttctctcgtcgtattcgagtgctgattgctgtgctatcgtttgttaacgaagctttccctcaagtctaaatattttaaggcagtttgtcgtgtgcgtatcatggccacgcacgcttatatcgccttccgtttctctaccacggttgcgctttaaaaccacggcgctgcaattttgcttcagagactttcctttccttccttcttctctgcccttaaactggctctcttaactactacacgcagagacaaagcaacagcgcgcgcattaaatcccatagatgagatgaatatttacaattattattagggttataattatattcgagtgctgattgctgtgctatcgtttgttaacgaagctttccctcaagtctaaatattttaaggcagtttgttgtgtgcgtatcatggccacgcacgcttatatcgacttccgtttctctaccacgggtgtgctttaaaaccacggcgctgcaattttgcttcagagactttcccttccttccttcttctccgcccttaaactggctctaaagcaacagcgcgcgcatgcgatctcatggatgagatgaatatatatatatatatatatatatatatatatatatatatatatatatatatatatatatatatatatatatatagaaaattatcagtcatagctctcgcagTATAGtctccgggccgtttcctttttttctttcgaaaatagtcctattagggttattataattacacgaaggtatttcgccctcgtcagcagcagtccttgagacagctattctggcggctagcttcccacgctatgcgtgccgccctcgcacctgtttaagcttttcctagacgctagagttatactgtgtccgcgcaaccttgagcgatcggaaagcgcgttttcccctcttggccggcggagaagggaggctttgttccggccgcagagccctccacgtctcagtaaggtgcctggtggtggtctcgtgcggacgatgccctctcggtgagcgcatattcccctcatcttttaagaggttcaatacttacaagcatttgtctcgcaaaccatatttatttcaagggaattttccacgtctcaataatttctctcgtagtattcgagtgctgattgccgtgttatagtttgttaacgaagctttccctcaagtctaaatattttaacgcagttttcctagtctctaaagccgctcgagttcgctcttctcctcgggcggccatttttccaagacagtatgccttccaaccactcgtaaTAGCAAAAatcgactatcgcggacaacatcagtcccttttcaCGTAAGTATGAGGTTTGGAACAGGAGCTATGgtgcttgaaagtaacctggggtcTGACGAAcgaaccgactgagctatctttacgggcaacatccaagggtcgcgagttcaaatcaccagttatgttccttttccccccacctttctttcttcttttttctttccttttaatgtattttcctttattttatcactgtacgggaaccctcctaaaaaaaagaattatatatatcctcaattatgtatggccacacatgtgcaggtcataaataccaggttctctagccgagtgccatccgtgcggtataaccgagctcagattggtccaccttgactgatcaaatagggcaccactgtaggttaaatgaggcgtacaactcctgcgggacccgccgtggttgctcagtggctatggtgttagactgctcagcacgaggtcgcgggatcggatcccggccacggcggccgcatttcgatgggggcgaaaagcgaaaacacccgtgtacttagaattaggagcacgttaaagaaccccaggtagtcgaaatttccggagtcctccactacggcgtgcctcataatcagaaagtggttttgtcacgtaaaaccccagaatttaattttttaatttaactcctgcggggacggtagagtatccgcctcccgtgcaagaggaccgtggttcaaatcccggtgctgcgcaattctccactggaaaatacaaaaaaaaaaccgtgtgttgcgaaaattgcacaaacaggcctggagtgcggcctgatcccggtgaccagaaccggtaacgcactctctcaccagagcaggattggccaccctggtgcagtacttggccaccacctcctatatgaatacaacaatcaaaccccggacctcagtccccagtagctgcgaagcaactgaccacggcggcggtcagatctgtgacgcagcagagggtgctaagaatacctggctccgtaCAGACCGCcataggaatctgaacctggcaacgtttaacattagaacgttatctagtgaggcgagtctagcagtgttattggaggaattagagggtagtaaatgggatataatagggctcagtgaggttaggaggacaaaagaagcatatacagtgctaaaaagcgggcacgtactgtgctaccggggcttagcggagagacgagaactaggagtcggattcctgattaataaggaaatagctcgtaacatacaggaattctatagcattaacgagagggtggctggtcttgttgtgaaacttaataagaggtacaaattgaaggtggtacaagtctatgcccctacatgcagtcatgatgaccaggaagtcgaaagcttttatgaagacgtggaatcggcgttggtaaagtcaaaacaaaatacactatactgatgggcgacttcaatgccaaggtaggcaagaagcaggctggagacaagccagtgggggaatatggcataggctctaggaagagcaggggagagttattagtagaatttgcagaacagaataatatgcggataattaataccttcttccgcaagcgggttagccgaaaggggacgtggaggagcccgaatggtgagtctagaaatgaaatcgacttcatactcagcgctaaccctggcatcatacaagatgtggacgtgctcggcaaggtgcgctgcagtgaccataggatggtaagaactcgaattagcctagacttgaggagggagcagaagaaactggtacacaagaagccaatcaatgagttagcggtaagagggaaactagaggaattccggatcaagctacagaacaagtattcggctttaactcaggaagaggaccttagtgtagaagcaatgaacgacaatctcatgggcatcattaaggagtgcgcaatagaagtcggtggtaacgccgttagacaggaaaccagtaagctgtcgcaggagacgaaagatctgatcaagaaacgccaatgtatgaaagcctctaaccctacagctagaatagaactggcagaactttctaagttaatcaacaagcgtaagacagcggacatcaggaagtataatatggatagaattgaacaggctctcaggaacggaggaagcctaaaaacagtgaagaagaaactaggaataggcaagaatcagatgtgtgcgttaagagagaaagccggcaatatcgttactaatatggatgagatagttgaaatggctgaggagctctatagagatttatacagtaccagaggcacccacgacgatagtagaagatagaatagcctagaggaattcgaaatcccacaggtaacgccagaagaagtaaagaaagccttaggagctatgcaaagggcgaaggcagctggggaggatcaggtaacagcagatttgttgaaggatggcggtcagattgttctagagaaactggccaccctgtatacgcaatgcctcataacctcgagcgtaccggaatcttggaagaacgctaacgtaatcctaatccataagaaaggggacgccaaagacttgaaaaattatagaccgatcagcttattgtccgttgcctacaaagtatttactaaggtaatcgcaaatagaatcaggaacaccttatacttctgtcaaccaacggaccaggcaggattccgtaaaggctgctcaacaatagaccatattcacactatcaatcaagtgatagagaaatgtgcagaatataaccaacccttatatacagctttcattgattacgagaaagcgtttgattcagtcgaaacctcagcagtcatggaggcattacggaatcagggtgtagatgagccatatgtaaaaatactggaagatatctatagcggctccacagccaccgtagtcctccacaaagaaagcaacaaaatcccaataaagaaaggtgtcagacagggagatacgatctctcctatgctattcacagcatgtttacaggaggtgttcagagacctggagtgggaagaatttgggataaaagttgatggagaataccttagtaacttgcgattcgctgatgatattgccttgcttagtaactcaggggaccaattgcaatgcatgctcactgacctggagaggcaaagcagaagggtgggtctgaaaattaatctgcagaaaactaaagtaatgtttaacagtctcgaaagagaacagcagtttacgataggtagcgaggcactggaagtggtaagggaatacatctgcttagggcaggtagtgaccacggatccggatcatgagactgaaataaccagaagaataagaatgggctggggtgcgtttggcaggcattctcaaatcttgaacagcaggttgccattatccctcaaaaggaaagtgtataacagctgtgtcttaccagtactcacatatggggcagaaacctggaggcttacgaaaagggttctgctgaaattgaggacgacgcaacgagctatggaaagaagaatgatgggtgtaacgttaagggataagaaaaagagcagattgggtgaggcaacaaacgcgggtaaatgacatcttagttgaaatcaagaaaaagaaatggggggggggtgggcatgggcaggacatgtaatgaggagggaagataaccgatggtcattaagggttacggactggattccaagggaagggaagcgtagcagggggcggcaggaagttaggtgggcggatgacattaagacgtttgcagggacaacatggccacaattagtacatgaccggggtagttggagaagtatgggagaggcctttgcccttcagtgggcgtaactaggccgatgatgatgatgaaaaaaattcATCGTTCTGCTAGATAGTGTCGAGTATGGCTTCCAAGCTGTTCTAATGCACTAGGCTATAATATGAATTATTAATAGACCTAATCAAGGTAATTTCATTATTTCTGTAGTAATTAAGCAAACTAATCCTTATCTCTAGGGTACAATTTGGACAATTGCATAATAATTACTCATGCCCCGAATTAAAGAAAAGAATGATGCAactaaagtaaaaaataaatacccTGTAGTATATACGTGTACGAAACGCGACTCCTTTCATTTTCTCATAAGGCCTGCCTTGCGCAAACATCTTCTGAAGTCAAAATGAATGGAGCCGCAACACTGCACGTCCTCTCTGTACTTTCCATCATCGCCATGCCATGAGGCGAGGAGGAGAAGAC encodes the following:
- the LOC142571915 gene encoding uncharacterized protein LOC142571915 — protein: MSTMRARKLKKVGELPSPTECGSLSQSSTPPPRDRAIVMPVPLEHPKKNPAMWAALKKHIMRQREKQKQEQEADASNERVRGEQEKKRRQDEVTLEEIRDQLQQAEKKLVTLKEEKHKLFVQLKKVLQEDDARKRALEKKADKMAAFHHYRKQQSPIAAMQQHAAAASSQHLHIQEWNGAHSRYELPQPIPQNPGVLHRAPLNMRLTPYPPPPWPQAATSSYSQLATPPQPGFWPQQPYPYTAQFPGSTVYGAPLLMPAYAPGYGPFYFAGTEGRGGVNWQ